A single Filimonas effusa DNA region contains:
- a CDS encoding LolA family protein has protein sequence MKKFYILVLLLAGLVGVTRAQNDPNAKKILDNVSGKLKTYKGVTANFTYTTTDKKNVKRGSVAGQINIKGQKYYIKQGSTEIFCDGAKTWNFNGDSEVTVSAVDNDSKTLSPQKLLSDFYDKDFTYKLISSAGQYHQIQLVPIDKRKNFKQVTVFIDKAKNMITRAIVIDKSDNSIEFKLSNVNTAASLPDSKFTFDARKHPGVEVINQ, from the coding sequence GAAAAAGTTTTACATTTTAGTGTTACTGTTGGCCGGTTTAGTTGGTGTAACCCGTGCTCAGAATGACCCCAATGCAAAGAAGATCCTTGATAATGTGAGCGGTAAGCTAAAGACATATAAAGGTGTAACTGCCAATTTTACTTATACTACAACTGACAAAAAGAACGTAAAAAGAGGCTCTGTAGCTGGTCAGATCAATATTAAAGGACAGAAATATTATATCAAGCAGGGCAGCACAGAGATCTTTTGTGATGGTGCAAAGACCTGGAATTTCAATGGCGATTCTGAGGTAACTGTTTCTGCGGTTGATAATGATTCCAAGACCTTATCACCTCAAAAGCTTTTATCTGACTTTTATGATAAGGATTTTACCTACAAGCTGATCTCTTCCGCGGGTCAATATCACCAGATACAACTGGTTCCTATCGATAAGCGGAAGAACTTCAAGCAGGTAACTGTTTTCATTGACAAGGCTAAAAACATGATCACACGTGCTATTGTGATAGACAAGAGTGATAACAGTATTGAGTTTAAACTGTCGAATGTAAATACTGCCGCTTCTTTACCTGACAGCAAGTTTACTTTTGATGCCCGCAAACATCCTGGTGTAGAGGTGATCAACCAGTAA